The following coding sequences lie in one Lolium perenne isolate Kyuss_39 chromosome 2, Kyuss_2.0, whole genome shotgun sequence genomic window:
- the LOC139835597 gene encoding uncharacterized protein: MQNTSEPVQKAGERQIFGPDVINEAEEKVRIIRDNLKIAQSRQKSYYDSKHRDMLYHPGDQAYLRVTPMRGTHRFGIKGKLAPRYIGPFKVLAKRGEVAYLLELPEKLSKVHDVFHVSQLKKCFKDPGRAVDHESIDLKENLSYKEHPVRILDEAERRTRNKSVKFLKVQWSHHSDKEATWEREDQLCSEYPAFFSSS, translated from the coding sequence ATGCAGAACACCTCTGAGCCAGTGCAGAAAGCTGGTGAAAGGCAAATCTTTGGCCCAGATGTCATCAACGAGGCTGAAGAAAAGGTGCGAATCATTCGTGACAATCTGAAGATAGCACAATCTCGGCAGAAAAGCTATTATGATAGCAAGCACCGTGATATGTTATATCATCCTGGTGATCAAGCCTACCTTCGTGTTACTCCTATGAGGGGCACTCATcgcttcggtatcaaaggcaagcTGGCGCCAAGATACATTGGTCCTTTCAAAGTTCTAGCAAAGCGTGGTGAAGTCGCTTACCTCCTTGAACTCCCTGAGAAGCTCTCAAAAGTGCACGATGTCTTCCACGTGTCACAGCTCAAGAAGTGCTTCAAAGATCCGGGCCGTGCAGTTGATCACGAGTCCATTGACCTCAAAGAAAATCTCTCATACAAAGAGCATCCCGTTCGGATTCTTGATGAAGCTGAACGTCGTACTCGCAACAAATCTGTCAAGTTCCTCAAGGTGCAGTGGTCGCACCATTCCgataaagaagcaacttgggagcggGAAGATCAACTCTGTTCCGAGTACccggcctttttctcttcctcctga